The nucleotide sequence GGCGCGGTGTCGCCGCTGGCCAGTGCCGGCTGATAGACTGTCGCGGTCAGCATCAGGCCGTCATGGGTGGGAATCTCCACCTGATAACGGTGCGCCTCCAGTGGCTGGCTGACGGGGCCGGGCGGCACGGAGGGGAGGGTGGTGGCGCAGCCACCGAGCAGCATCACAACCAGCAGGGCCAGTGCATAGCGCATGGCGGTGAATCCTCTTGTTATTGTGTATGGTGTTTGTCGTTATTCAAAAAAAGTGCCGCGCTTGCGGACAACAACCTGAGCAGTTTCCATGGGTGGACAACACACTGAACGTCTTCAGCAGACCGGGCGCGGCCTGATCTGGCTCGGCTATAGCCTGTGCTGCGTCTGGCTGGCGCTGGCGCTGGCCTGGTGGCTCTACGCGCGCATCGATTACAGCTATCCACTCTGGTACGACGTGCTCGATATCGACCGGCATATTGCGGAATACGCACCGCACAATGCGCGCAAACCCGGTTTCGCACAATTGCCGCCCGAGCAGCATTATCAGGCATTTGCGCAAATCAGCCGCGCCGTCCACGACAACGGCAAGGGGCTGGGCGAAATCGTTTACCGCGGCCCCGGCGGCCGCGACATCAGGTTGCTGGACCGCGATGAACGCGTGCACCTGGAAGACGTCGCACGGTTGCTGAGGCTGGGCGGTTACAGCGCATTGATCGCGTTGCTGGGCTGGTTGCCGCTGGCTATGGCGCTGGCTCGTACCGGGCTGCCGGGCTGGCGGGCACGGCTGGCCGGCGCGGCGCTGACGGCGACACCGATTGGCCTGTGGTTGCTGGTCAGCGGGCCGAAAGCCGTGTTCTATCAACTGCACATCTGGATGTTCCCGCCGGAGAACCCCTGGTTTTTTTACTGGGAAGAATCTTTGATGAGCACACTGATGAAAGCACCCTATCTGTTCGGCGGTATCGCCGTGGTGCTGGCGGTGGTCGCCGCACTGGTGACGCCGTTGTGGTATGTCGCCGGCCGGGCGCTCGCCCGCCGGATCGGGGGAGCGAACGCTTGACCGCATTGATCGAACCGTTGCTGCCGGCGGCTGATGCAGCCGCCGAGCGCGTACAGCAGTGGGCGGCCATGGGCCTGCCGGTGCCACCAAGCTGGCGTGTCCGGGGCGATGCCGTCCGCAGCATGGGCGCCGGCGAACTGGCCGATGCGCTGGCTGCCGCCGCCGGCGGAAATGATGAGCGCTATTGGGTGCTGCACCAGGGACCGGCCACACCGGGTTCGCAGCGCGAATCGCTGCTGAACCTGGATTCTGACCGAGCGCTGGCCGCCGCGCTGCTGCAATTGTTTCACCGGCCGGACGCACCGGCGCAGGTCATTGTCCAGTCGCTGCCGGCACGGCAGGCCGCCGGGGTGCTGTTCACCCGGCATCCGGTACGGCAGGACCTGGAGCATATCGTCGTCGAGGGTGTGGTCGAACACGCCGGCAGTGACCCTGCACGGCTGATCCTGCACCGCGACGGGCACGTGGCCTTCAGCAGCCAGGATGATCCTCTGGGGCAGTGCGTGGGCGCACCGCCGTTCACCCAGCTTGCAGACCATCTGCGCAGCCGGTTCGATCGGCCGCAGGCCGGTGAGTGGATCTACGACGGCCGGCAACTGTGGCTGGTGCAGACGCTGCCGGTGGGCTCATTGCCACGGCCGGATGAGGCCTGGAGCCGGCGCGCCGGCTTCGGCCTGTGGCAGCAGGCTGTCTCGCCGCTGTGGTACACGCTGGCAGGCCGCTGGCTGAAGACCGCGTTCTGGCGCCCGCTCGGCGAGCGGCTGGGCTGGCGCGAGCTGGGCAATATCGAGCCGTACCGGCGCCAGCACAGCCATATCTATTCCAACAGCCGGTTCTTCCAGCGCCTGCTGGACGAAGGCCGTCCAGAGATGAATGAAGCCATGCCGCCGGCCTGGCGTCCTGTCACGCCGCCGGCGCCACGCGGGCGGCACTGGCGCCGTGACGGGCTGCGGCCCTGGCTCGCAGGCCGGCAACTGCGCAACCTGAGCAACCAGCTGCAGCGCCTGGGCACCAGCGATCCGGCGCTGGCGGACCTCGAAGGGCAATGGCGCCGGCTGATGCAACTGGATCGCCTTGGCGAAGCGCTGGCGGCCATCGAGGGCTGGCTGGCCTACTGCCAGGCGCCGGACGCACACGGCGGGGATGCCGCAGCGCGTCTGGGCCACCTGTTGCCACCCGCACACCGTGACGCACTGATCGCGCTGGGCGAGGGCAGCGCCTTGCCGGACGGAGCCGGGCTCGGGGCAGATCCGGTTATGCCACGTTTCGGCGAACAGCCCCCGGAGCTGGCCCGGCTGCTGGACGTGCCGGCCGACCGGTTGGCGCGGCTGAGCGCACTGTCCCGCAGCATGCCGGGCCTCGCCGCCCAGGCTGCCGGGCTGCGCGAACAGCTCGGCAGCGCCCTGCGGCGCCTGCTGCTGGGCATGGGGCAGGTACTGGTAGCCCGCGGGCGCCTGGTGCGCGACGAAGACATTTTCTTTGTCTATTTCGACGAGTTGTGGCTGCTCTGGCAGGAGCAGGGCAGCCGCCGGCCCGACGCCGAGACGCTGGGCTCGCGCAAGGTGCGCTTTCTCACGGACGCCTACCAGGGAGCGCCGGACTGGATCATCGACCAGATCGCCTATGGCGCGCGGCTGGACCAGCGCGAGCGCCCGGTCCTCAATGGCCGCGCCCTGGTGCCGGGCAAGGCCAGCGGCCCGGCCCGCCTGGTGCACTCCGGCTGGGCCCTGTCGCAGGTGCAGCCGGGTGACGTGCTGGTGCTGGATCAGTGCGACAGCGGCTGGTTGCCGTGGCTGTGCCTGGCCAGCGGGCTGGTGCTGTGTGGCCACGATCCGGACCAGCCGGCGGCACTGCTGGCGCGCCTGCTGGGGATTCCCTGCATCATCGGCGTTGACGACGCCATGCATTGCCTGGTCAGCGACAGCCTGCTGCAGCTGGACAGCGCTGCCGGCGTGATTACCCGGGCAGGGCCTACGACCTAAGGCGGGACGCGCGGACATCCGTGCTCCCGTACACTGGGCCGGATGTCTGCCTGCCGGAGAAACCCGTGCCCGCCCGTATCCTGTTGCTGACCTGTCTGGCCATGCTGGCCTTTGCCGGTAACTCTCTGCTGGCCCGGCTGGCCCTGCGCGAAACCGGCATCGATGCCGCCAGTTTTACCAGTGTCCGCCTGCTGGCAGGTGCGGTGACGCTGTGCCTGCTGCTGTGGCTGCAACAACCAAGACGCCCCGGCGGCAGTTATCCCGGCGCGCTGGCGCTGTTCGCCTACGCGGCGTTTTTTTCCTTCGCTTATCGCCAGCTTGATACCGGTATCGGCGCCTTGCTGCTGTTCGGTGCGGTGCAGTTGAGCATGCTGTTGTATGGCCTGTGGCGCGGCGAGCGGCTGTCGCTGCAGGGCACATGCGGCATGCTGCTGGCGCTGGCCGGGCTGGTGGCGCTGCTGCTGCCGGGCGGAACTGCCGCCCCGCTGATGGCGGCGCTGATGATGGTGGCGGCCGGTGTCGCCTGGGGAGCCTACTCCGTGCTGGGCCGGGGTGTGGCAGATCCGCTGGCGGCGACAGCGGGCAACTTCCTGCGCGCGGCACCCATGGCGCTGGCATTGAGCCTGTTACTGATTGGCCAGGCCAGCCCGGACCTGGAAGGGATGGGCTATGCGGTGCTGTCCGGTGCCCTGACTTCCGGCGTCGGCTACGCCATCTGGTACAGCGCGCTGGGCGGGCTGGGCGCGCTGCAGGCCGCCACGGTACAGCTCAGTGTGCCGGTACTGGCCGCGCTGGCCGGCGCGCTGGTGCTGGCGGAGCCATTCACGCCACGGCTGGTGCTGTCAGCCGTGGCGGTGCTCGGTGGGGTGGCGCTGGTGCTGGCCGCGAAACGGGCTCAGTCGTTGTAGCCCAGCAGGTGCGGAATGCTGCGCTCGATGTCTTTCACCGTGTGGCCGGTCCGCTTGGCATAGTCCTCGATCTGGTCGCGGCCGATCTTGCCGGTGCCGAAGTAGCGCGCGTCCGGGTGCGCGAAATACCAGCCGGATACTGACGACGCCGGGTACATGGCGTAGCTTTCGGTCAGCGTCATGCCGGCGTTGGCCTCCGGGTTCAGCAGTTGCCACAGCAAGGCTTTTTCCGTGTGGTCCGGGCAGGCCGGATAACCCGGCGCCGGACGGATGCCTCGATACCGCTCGCGGATCATGTCGTCATTGCTGAGGTTTTCATCGCGCCCGTAACCCCAGAATTCTTTCCGCACCCGCTCGTGCATGCGTTCCGCGAAGGCTTCCGCCAGGCGGTCGGCGAGGGCTTTCAGCATGATGCTGCTGTAGTCGTCGTGGTCCGCTTCGAAACGGGCCAGGTGCGGTTCGATACCGATACCGGTGGTGACCGCAAAGGCACCGAGCCAGTCCTGCACGCCGCTGTCGCGCGGGGCGATATAGTCGCTCAGGCACAGGTTCGGCTTGTCGGCGCGGGCGCCGCTGTCGCCGCGATCCGTCTGCTGGCGCAGGTGATGCAGCGTGAGGAACGGCGCGGCATCGCCATGGGCCTGGAACAGCTCGATATCGTCGCCGATGTTGGCGGCAGGCCAGAAGCCGATGACAGCGCGGGCGGTGAGCCATTTTTCCTTGACGATCTGCTCCAGCATGGCGCGTGCATCGCGATACAGGCGCTGCGCTTCCACACCAACAACCTCGTCTTCAAGGATGTCGGGGAATTTGCCTGCCAGTTCCCAGCTGCGGAAGAATGGCGTCCAGTCAATGCGGTGCACCAGGTCTTCCAGCGGGTAGTCGTCGAACACGCGGGTGCCGGTAAAATCCGGTGCGGGCGGTGTGTACTGGCTCCAGTCGGGCAGGAAGGCATTCGCCCGTGCATCCTCCAGGCTGGCCAGCTTGCGCTGGTTCTGCTGGCTGGCGCGCCGTTCGCGCAGCACGCGGTATTCCTCACGAATGCCGGCAACATAATCATCGCGTTGCGTGTCACTCAGAAGCTGGCTGGCCACACCCACGGCACGCGAGGCGTCTGCGACGTGAATCACCGGGCCATGGTATTGCGGCTCGATCTTCACGGCAGTATGGATGCGGCTGGTGGTGGCGCCGCCGATCATCAATGGCAGCTCGAAGCCGAGCCGTTCCATCTCGCTGGCGACCTGTACCATTTCATCCAGCGAGGGAGTGATCAGGCCGGACAGGCCAATGATGTCGGCCTTGTGCTCGCGGGCGGCGTCGAGGATTTTCTCGCAGGGCACCATCACACCCAGGTCAATTACCTCGTAACCGTTGCACTGCAGCACCACGCCGACGATATTTTTGCCGATATCGTGCACATCGCCTTTCACTGTGGCCATGATGATACGGCCGTTGGATTCATCCTGGGTGCCGAGTTCTTCGCGCTCTTTTTCCATGAACGGCAGCAGGTAGGCCACCGCCTTTTTCATCACACGGGCGGATTTCACCACCTGCGGCAGGAACATCTTGCCGGCCCCGAACAGGTCGCCGACCACGTTCATACCATCCATCAAGGGGCCTTCGATAACGTGCAGCGGGCGCACGGATTCCAGACGCGCCGCTTCGGTGTCTTCCTCGATATAATCGGCCACGCCCTTGACCAGGGCGTGTTGCAGACGCTGTTTCACCGGCCATTCGCGCCAGCTCAGGTCTTCCTGCCGGCCGCCACCGCCGCTGGCGCTGTCGCGGTACTTTTCTGCCAGTGCCAGCAGGATGTCGGTGCCGTCCTCACGGCGGTTGAGCACCACATCTTCCACCGCCTGTTTCAGTTCGGCGGGAATGTCCTCATAGATCGCCAGCTGCCCGGCGTTGACGATGCCCATGTCCATGCCGGCGCGGATGGCGTGGTACAGGAACACGGCGTGGATGGCCTCGCGCACCGGCTCATTGCCCCGGAACGAGAACGACACGTTGGAGACGCCGCCGGACACCTGGGCGTGGGGCAGGGTGGTCTTGATGTCGTGCACGGCTTCAATGAAATCCACCGCGTAGTTGTTGTGTTCCTCAATGCCGGTGGCAATGGCAAAGATATTCGGATCGAAGATGATGTCTTCGGCCGGGAAGCCCACTTTGTCTACCAGCAGGCGATAGGCGCGGGTGCAGATCTCGGTCTTGCGCTCGCGGGTATCCGCCTGGCCGACTTCATCGAACGCCATCACGATCACAGCGGCGCCGTAGCGGCGCACCAGCCGGGCCTGCTCGATGAATTTTTCCTCGCCTTCCTTCATCGAGATCGAGTTGACGATGCCCTTGCCCTGAATGCATTTCAGGCCCGCCTCGATCACCTCCCACTTGGAGGAGTCGATCATGATCGGCACCTTGGCGATTTCCGGCTCGGCGGCGACCAGATTCAGGAAGCGCACCATGGCATCCACGGACTCGAGCATGCCCTCGTCCATGTTGATGTCGATCATCTGCGCGCCGGCTTCCACCTGTTGCCGTGCAACTTCCAGCGCGGTGTCGTAGTCGCCTTCCTTGATCAGCCGCAGGAAGCGCTTCGAACCGGTCACGTTGGTGCGCTCGCCGATATTGATGAACAGCGAGTCTTCGGTGATGTTCAGCGGCTCCAGGCCCGCCAGACGGCAGGCGGGAGCGACATCAGGCAGCGCGCGCGGTGTGCAGTCGGCCACGGCTTCGGCGATGGCGCGGATATGCGCCGGTGTCGTACCGCAGCAACCGCCAATCAGGTTCAGGAAGCCTTTCTGGGCCCAGTCGCGGATTTCCTTCGCCATCACGTCCGGTGACTGGTCGTATTCGCCCATCTCGTTCGGCAGGCCGGCATTCGGGTGCGCGGACACGTATCCCTCGCTGATGCGCGACAGTTCGGACATGTAGGGCCGCAGTTCCTGCGCGCCAAGGGCGCAGTTCAGGCCGATGGTGATCGGCCGGGCATGACGCAGGGAGTTGTAGAACGCCTCGGTGGTCTGGCCGGTGAGGGTACGGCCCGAGGCATCGGTGATGGTGCCGGAGATCATCACCGGCACGTCGACGCCCTCACGCGCTTTCCAGGTTTCCACGGCGAACACGGCAGCCTTGGCGTTGAGCGTGTCGAACACCGTCTCGATCAGCAGCAGCTGGGCGCCGCCTTCGATCAGACCATCAATGGATTCGAGATAGGCCTCCACCAGTTGATCGAAACTGACATTGCGGAACCCGGGGTCGTTCACGTCAGGGCTGATGCTGGCCGTGCGGTTGGTGGGGCCGAGCACCCCGGCCACAAAACGCGGCCGGGACGGATCACGGGCGGTGAATTCATCCGCTGCCTGGCGGGCCAGCCGTGCCGAGGCGACATTGATCTCACGCGCGATCGCCTGCATGTCGTAGTCGGCCATGGCGATGCGGGTGGCGTTGAAGGAGTTGGTCTCGAGGATGTCCGCGCCGGCGGCGAGGTATTCGCGATGAATGTCCAGGATCGCGTCCGGCTGGGTCAGGCAGAGCAGGTCGTTGTTGCCCTTGAGGTCACTCGGCCAGTCCTGAAAACGCTCGCCCCGGTAGGCCGCTTCATCGAAACGGCGTGCCTGGATCATGGTGCCCATGCCGCCATCCAGGATCAGGATTCGGCGGCGGAACTGCTCCTCCAGGGCCTGACGCAGGCTCTGATCCGGGCGGTGGGACATGTGCTGGCTCCATGACGTGATGAAATCGGGCTGGCATTATAGCGAGCCGGGACGCGATTGCCCAAAGATGACGGCCATTGACCGTTGGCCGGGCACCCATTGTCACCTGTGGCAGTTTTGTAAAATATGGAAACCCCCCGGAAACCTGCGGCTGCCGAGGCAGCGGGGCTCTGGCATACTGCTGGTTTTTTACCGGAGGGAGCCAGAAATGGAAGATATCACCGCGCTGGTCACGGAGTTTGTCGAGCGCTACGCCGCACTGTATGCCTACAACCTGGTCATGGCCATCATCATTCTGGTGGTGGGGCTGTGGCTGGTGAAACGCATTGCCGCTGTGCTGGAAAATGCCTTCAAGCGCAAACTGGACGTGACTGTAGCCAGTTTTCTGGCCCGTATTCTGCACGTTGCCCTGATTGTCTTCGTCCTGATCGCCGCGCTGGACCGCCTTGGCGTGCAGACCACCTCGCTGATCGCCATCTTCGGCGCCGCCGGCCTGGCCGTCGGCCTGGCATTGAAGGATTCACTTGGCAATTTCGCTGCTGGCGTGATGCTGCTGGTATTTCGCCCGTTCCGTGTCGGCGATTATGTCGAAGCCGGCGGCACAGCGGGCACCGTGCAGGAAATCCGCATTTTCGCGACGCTGATGAATACCCCGGACAACAAGGTCATCACCGTGCCCAACGGGGCGGTCATGAGCAGCAATATCACCAATTACTCGACCATGCCGACCCGCCGCGTGGACATGGTGTTCGGTGTCAGCTACGAGGCTGACCTGCGCCAGGTGAAAGAGGTGATCCATGCGGTGCTGGGCAAGGACGAGCGCGTCCTCAAGGAGCCTGCGCCCACGGTCGCCGTATCGGAACTGGCCGACAGCTCGGTCAACCTGATTGTGCGCCCCTGGGTGAAGACGCCGGATTACTGGGGTGTTTACTGGGACACGATGGAAGCCATGAAGATCCGCTTCGATGAAGAAGGGATCAGCATTCCATTCCCGCAGATGGACATTCATTTCGACAAGCCGGAAAAATAAACGAAACAGGAGTTTCATTGATGCACAAGACTCTTCTCGCGGTCGCCTGCGCCGCTGTGATTGCCCCGGGGCTGGCCAGTGCACAGGATGCGGCCGATCAGGACGTGCAACAGGTGTGGAGCGGCGACGCCGAACTGGCCTATCTGATGAAGAGCGGCAATACCCGCTCGCAGACACTGACCGCCAAGGGCAATGCCGAGCGTGATGGCATCGACTGGCGTCATATTGCCAAACTGGAAGCCTCCAACGCCAAGCAGCGCAACAACGATACCCGCGAGGACGAACGTACCGCCGAGCGGTACTTCGGCTCCTACAAGCTGGACCGCAAGCTGGATGAAGCGAACTATATCTTCAACGTGCTGACCGCCGAGAAGGACCGCTTTACCGGCTACGATTACGAAGCCAGCTACGCGCTCGGTTATGGTCGCCGCCTCCTCGACAGCGAACGCCAGCGGCTGGATATCGAAGCCGGTCCCGGTTATCGCTGGCGCCAGTATGAGGAAGGCCAGCAACCTGCCGGCGAGAGCCGCAAGGAAGAGGATGCGATCCTGCGTCTCGGCCTGCGTTATCGCCTGGCGTTGTCGGAAACCGCCGAATTCAACGAAGACCTGACCTCGGAAATCGGCGAAGACAGCACCGTCACCCGGGCCACCACCAGCCTGAGCACGCGCATTACCGGGGCCTTCTCACTGCGTGTCAGCCATGTGCTGCGGCATACTACCGACCCGGCGCCGGACGCCAAAAAGACTGATCAGGAAATCACGGTAGGGGTGGTGTACAAGTTCTAGGGCGCTGCGCGCCCGGCGGCGAGCCGGCCAAAGCCCCTCAGGCCCGCAACTCGCAGACAGCCACCCACAAAAAAGGAGAGCCTCGGCTCTCCTTTTTTGTGGGTGGCTTGAAAATCAGCCTTCTTTGAGGGCAGTAGTAATGTCCAGAATTGCCTGCTTGCCATCGCCGAACAACATCAGCGTGTTGTCCTTGGCGAACAGCGGGTTGGGCAGGCCGGCAAAGCCCGGGCTCAGGGAGCGTTTGACCACCACCACGGTGCGTGCCTTGTCCACGTTCAGGATCGGCATGCCGTAGATCGGGCTGCCTTTGTCCTCACGGGCCATCGGGTTGGTCACGTCGTTGGCACCGATCACGATGACCACGTCGGTCTGTTCGAAGGTCGGGTTGATGGTGTCCATGTCCTTGAGCTTGTCGTAGGACACTTCGGCCTCGGCCAGCAGCACGTTCATGTGGCCCGGCATACGACCTGCCACCGGGTGAATCGCGTACTCCACTTCGGCGCCACGCGCTTCGATGGTATCGGCCAGATCGCGCACGGCGTGCTGGGCCTGTGCCATGGCCAGGCCAAAGCCGGGCACAATCACCACGCGCTGGGCGGTTTCCAGAATCATCGCCACTTCGTCCGGCGATGAGGACTTGACCTTGCCCTGGTAGATTTCGTCCGCATCGATGGCTTCGCCACCTTCGGCCATCACGCCGAACAGCACGTTGGTCAGCGAACGGTTCATCGCCTTGCACATGATCTGTGTCAGGATCAGACCGGACGCACCGACCAGCGAACCGGTGATGATCAGGGCGCTGTTGCCCATGACGAAACCGGCGGCGGAGGCCGCGATACCGGAGTAGGAGTTCAGCAGCGCGATCACCACCGGCATGTCGGCACCACCGATCGGCAGCACCAGCAACAGGCCGAGCAGGGCAGCGGCAATTACCAGGCCCCAGAACACCATGTCGTTGCCGGGGTTGATGACCAGATAGACGATCGCCGCCAGGGAGCCGAGCAGCAGCAGCAAGTTGACGAACTTCATGCCCGGGAAGCCAATCGAGCCGCCGTCAAGCAGTTCCTGCAGCTTGGCGAAGGCCACCAGCGAGCCGGTCAGCGTCACGGTACCGATCAGCACGGCCAGGCCAGTGGCGCCCAGTGCGATGGTGCCGCTGGCGCCCTGGAAATACTCGGCAGCAGCCAGTGCCACAGACGCACCGCCACCAAACCCGTTCAGCAGCGCAATCAATTGCGGCATGGAAGTCATCTGGACCTTGATCGCCAGCACGGCACCAATGGCACCGCCGATCAGCAGGCCGGCAATGATCACTTCATAGGACACAATGCTGTGATGCAGCAGCGTGATGACAGCAGCGATACCCATGCCGGCCGCAGCCAGCAGGTTGCCGCGCACGGCGGTTTTCGGTTTGGTCAGGCCCTTGATGCCGAGCACGAACAATACCGATGCCACGAGATAGGCAATATCAATCCAGTTTTGCGAGATCTGCATGGCTTACTTCCTCTTGAACATCGCCAGCATGCGATTGGTGACCATAAAGCCACCGATCACATTGATGGTCGCCAGCACGACCGCAATAAAGCCGAGCACGTTGATCAGCAGGCCGGCACCGTGGCCAGCAGCGAGCAGGGCGCCAACCAGGGTAATGCCGGAAATCGCATTGGTACCGGACATCAGCGGGGTATGCAGCGTCGGCGGAACCTTGGTGATCAGTTCAACACCGAGAAAGATCGCCAGCACAAACAGCGTCAGTTGAGATACGAAATCCATTATTTCTGCTCCTCTGCAGCAGCTTCCGGCGCAGCCAGCGCCGGCAGGCCCAGCAGGTCACGCATGCGCGCCTGCGGCACATCGCCTTTGTCGGCCACAACGGTTTCCCGCACAATCTCGTCCTCGAAATCCAGTTCGATGCCGCCTTCCTTGTTGATCAGCAGATTGAGCAGGTTTTCCATGTTCTTGCCGAACATCTGGCTGGCATGGAATGCCAGGGTGGACGGCACATTGACCGGCCCGACGATGGTGACGCCGTGCCTGACCACGGTCTTGCCGGCTTCGGTGACTTCACAGTTGCCGCCACGTTCTGCGGCCAGGTCGACGATCACAGAGCCCGGCTTCATGGCCTTGACCATGTCTTCGGTGACCAGGATCGGCGACTTGGCGCCCGGTACGGCGGCGGTGGTGATGACCACGTCCATGCGCGAGACAACCTCGGTCATCAATTCACGCTGGCGCTTGAGGAAGTCCTCGCCCTGGGCCTTGGCGTAGCCGCCAGTGCCTTCGGCAGCGCCGGTATCCAGGTCCAGTTCCACCGGCTTGGCGCCCACGGACAGGATCTGCTCACGTGCAGCGGCGCGTACGTCGTAGGCTTCAACGATGGAGCCCAGGCGCTTGGCGGTGGCGCAGGCCTGCAGGCCGGCCACACCGGCGCCCATGACCAGCACCCGCGACGCATTCAGCGTACCGGCGGCGGTCATGTTCATCGGGAACATGCGGTTGGCTTCATTGGCAGCGAGCAGTACGCACTTGTAGCCGGCCAGCATGGCCATGGAAGACAGCACGTCCATGGCCTGGGCCCGGGTAATGCGCGGCACCAGTTCCAGCGCAATGCCGGTGACCTTCTTTTCCGCCAGGGTAGAGGCGAACTTCGGGTTGGCGAGCGGGTCCATCATGCCGATGACGATCTGGCCATCGCGCAGCAGCGCCATGTCCTCGTCACCGTTGTCCCGGTTGCTGCCGGGTGTCTGGACCTGCAATACCACGTCGGCCTTGCTGAAAATCGTGGCGCGATCGGTGAGCGTGGCGCCGGCCTCCTGGTAGTCTGCATCTGTGTAGCCGGCGGCAAGGCCCGCTTCACGTTCAACAAGCAGTTCGATCTTGTGTTTTTTCAGCAGTGCAGCAACATTGGCCGGAACCAGTGCTACACGCGTCTCGCCGGGACAAATTTCCCTGGGTACACCGATGATCACCTGCGTTACCCCCATTTACGTGGTTCGCTGGATTTGGGATGCCTGCCGCATGACAAGGCAGGCGCTTCTACACTGTTAAATAACCTGGCAACAAGGCGGATCATCCTGATCCGGTTTGTCGCACGCCCCGGAAAAAGCAGTGGAGTTGTTTGAATTTCCTCATCTTCCCGGGGCGTTATCGCTTCGGCATGGTGACATGCCTGGCGATCATTAACCCGTTCCTGACACAGAACCGGCCGGTTCCAGAGGGACCGGCCGGCGGGCAGGGTGCTACCTTATTGCGACATTGGTCGTATGGCAAACATCTCTCGGGCTGATCGCTCCCAAGCGGTCAATTAATGACCAAAACGGTCATTGCCTGCCTGCTGACTCAGTATTTTT is from Isoalcanivorax pacificus W11-5 and encodes:
- a CDS encoding Re/Si-specific NAD(P)(+) transhydrogenase subunit alpha, with protein sequence MGVTQVIIGVPREICPGETRVALVPANVAALLKKHKIELLVEREAGLAAGYTDADYQEAGATLTDRATIFSKADVVLQVQTPGSNRDNGDEDMALLRDGQIVIGMMDPLANPKFASTLAEKKVTGIALELVPRITRAQAMDVLSSMAMLAGYKCVLLAANEANRMFPMNMTAAGTLNASRVLVMGAGVAGLQACATAKRLGSIVEAYDVRAAAREQILSVGAKPVELDLDTGAAEGTGGYAKAQGEDFLKRQRELMTEVVSRMDVVITTAAVPGAKSPILVTEDMVKAMKPGSVIVDLAAERGGNCEVTEAGKTVVRHGVTIVGPVNVPSTLAFHASQMFGKNMENLLNLLINKEGGIELDFEDEIVRETVVADKGDVPQARMRDLLGLPALAAPEAAAEEQK
- a CDS encoding NAD(P)(+) transhydrogenase (Re/Si-specific) subunit beta — translated: MQISQNWIDIAYLVASVLFVLGIKGLTKPKTAVRGNLLAAAGMGIAAVITLLHHSIVSYEVIIAGLLIGGAIGAVLAIKVQMTSMPQLIALLNGFGGGASVALAAAEYFQGASGTIALGATGLAVLIGTVTLTGSLVAFAKLQELLDGGSIGFPGMKFVNLLLLLGSLAAIVYLVINPGNDMVFWGLVIAAALLGLLLVLPIGGADMPVVIALLNSYSGIAASAAGFVMGNSALIITGSLVGASGLILTQIMCKAMNRSLTNVLFGVMAEGGEAIDADEIYQGKVKSSSPDEVAMILETAQRVVIVPGFGLAMAQAQHAVRDLADTIEARGAEVEYAIHPVAGRMPGHMNVLLAEAEVSYDKLKDMDTINPTFEQTDVVIVIGANDVTNPMAREDKGSPIYGMPILNVDKARTVVVVKRSLSPGFAGLPNPLFAKDNTLMLFGDGKQAILDITTALKEG
- a CDS encoding NAD(P) transhydrogenase subunit alpha; amino-acid sequence: MDFVSQLTLFVLAIFLGVELITKVPPTLHTPLMSGTNAISGITLVGALLAAGHGAGLLINVLGFIAVVLATINVIGGFMVTNRMLAMFKRK